The genome window AACAGGCGGCGGGATTCCTCAGGATCAGCGGCGCGGCCAACCCTCTGGATTCAAGTGCGGTCCATCCTGAGAGCTATTCCATTGTCGAAGCCATGGCCCGTGACCTTTCCGTGACGGTGGGCGACCTCATCTCCTCAAAAGAATTACGAAACAAACTTGATCTGACAAAATATATGACAGAATCAGTGGGGCTTCCAACCTTGCGGGACATAATGAGCGAGCTCGATAAGCCGGGACGGGACCCTCGCGAGGAATTCGAAGTCTTTTCCTTCACCCAGGGCGTCGAAAAAATAGAAGACTTAAGGCTTGGAATGAAGCTCCCGGGAATCGTCACCAATGTTACCGCCTTCGGGGCCTTCATTGACATAGGCGTGCATCAGGACGGGCTCGTTCACATTAGTGAGCTCGCCGACCGATTCGTGAGGAATCCGCATGATATAGTGAAGGTTCACCAAAAGGTAACAGTGACTGTCCTAGACGTACAAACAGGGCGAAAACGAATTTCACTTTCTATGAAGAATAAATAATTCCGGGATCTGCCGACGGCTCCCATCATTCGATTTTCATATTCAGCAATTGAGGTTCTTAATTCGGTAATAATTTAATTTTATCTGTTGTGAAACGTCTAAAATGAGTTGTGCCACGGCCCTTCATTCAAGTTTTATTCTCGATGTTACCAAAGGCAGAGGGGTCTGCCTTTGACTCGAGATATCCTAAGACATCGTAGTCATAACTTATCGAAATGTTAGAGTTTACACCTAGTGCCGGACAATTTGTCCGGTGTCAAGGGCAGAGCCCTCTGCCTTGTTCCATGATTGAGCTAGAACTCTATCCCCTGGTTCTTTGACTCGGAACTTCCGACCAATATATGAGCTATTAAATATACTTTTCTCCGAATATATAACACGATACTTACCTAAAGGAATTATCGGAATAAGCAGACAGAACCACTTTATCTGTAT of Syntrophorhabdaceae bacterium contains these proteins:
- a CDS encoding S1 RNA-binding domain-containing protein, translated to QAAGFLRISGAANPLDSSAVHPESYSIVEAMARDLSVTVGDLISSKELRNKLDLTKYMTESVGLPTLRDIMSELDKPGRDPREEFEVFSFTQGVEKIEDLRLGMKLPGIVTNVTAFGAFIDIGVHQDGLVHISELADRFVRNPHDIVKVHQKVTVTVLDVQTGRKRISLSMKNK